A genome region from Trichosurus vulpecula isolate mTriVul1 chromosome 5, mTriVul1.pri, whole genome shotgun sequence includes the following:
- the LOC118850176 gene encoding prolactin-inducible protein, translating to MYWLQTLSSSITVIFLGLCLQLTTGEAADIQKLLDVNVIPMGPAKSGEKIELACSVQSYWTNCALVKVYTLSNPPIDFPLGNFNYTYCACPGEAKTFFWTIQSSRTVNVGCGAVFLLDNVCPEGQNSIPPQNKRRYSVNMKTLKIIS from the exons ATGTACTGGCTCCAGACCCTGAGTTCTAGCATCACTGTCATCTTCCTGGGACTATGCCTACAACTGACCACTGGTGAAGCTGCAGACAT ACAAAAGCTGCTTGATGTGAATGTGATCCCAATGGGGCCTGCAAAATCAGGAGAGAAAATCGAATTGGCATGTTCTGTTCAATCATATTGGACAAATTGTGCTCTG GTAAAAGTCTACACCCTGAGTAACCCACCCATTGACTTCCCTTTGGGGAATTTCAATTACACTTACTGTGCATGTCCTGGGGAAGCTAAGACCTTCTTCTGGACCATCCAAAGCAGTA ggACTGTGAACGTAGGGTGTGGAGCTGTTTTCCTTCTGGATAATGTTTGCCCTGAGGGCCAAAATTCAATTCCTCCCCAGAACAAAAGAAGATACAGTGTTAATATGAAGACCTTGAAAATAATCAGCTGA
- the LOC118850990 gene encoding olfactory receptor 6V1-like has translation MANLSHPSEFILLGFSAFGELQLALYGPFLVLYLLAFVGNIIIIAMVLASAQLHTPMYFFLGNFALLEILVTMTVVPKMLSDLHASTKTISFAGCMVQFYFYFSFGSTTFLILADMALDRFMAICHPLRYGTLMSSVVCTHLAGAAWAAPFLSMVPTVLSRVQLSYCHGNIINHFFCDNAPLLQLACSNTSLLEFWDFIMSLAFVLSSFLVTLVSYGYIMTTVLRIPSASGRQKAFSTCGSHLTLVFIGYSSTIFVYVQPGNAHSVELNKFVVLVTSILTPVLNPFIFTLRNETVKTIIRGQVQRLKDLKNSA, from the coding sequence ATGGCCAATCTGAGCCACCCATCCGAATTTATTCTTTTGGGTTTCTCAGCCTTTGGGGAGCTGCAGCTGGCACTGTATGGGCCTTTCCTGGTACTTTATCTTCTGGCCTTCGTGGGAAACATAATCATCATTGCCATGGTTTTGGCTAGTGCCCAGCTACACACACCTATGTACTTCTTCCTGGGAAATTTTGCTCTGCTAGAAATTTTGGTCACTATGACTGTAGTGCCCAAGATGCTTTCAGACCTCCACGCCTCCACCAAGACAATTTCCTTTGCTGGCTGCATGGTCcaattctatttctacttttcttttggtTCTACCACCTTCCTGATCTTGGCAGACATGGCCCTGGACCGCTTCATGGCTATTTGCCACCCACTTCGCTATGGAACCCTTATGAGTTCAGTAGTATGTACCCATCTGGCAGGGGCAGCCTGGGCAGCACCCTTCCTGTCTATGGTGCCCACTGTCCTCTCCCGGGTGCAGCTCTCCTATTGCCATGGCAATATCATTAACCACTTCTTCTGTGACAATGCCCCACTGCTGCAGCTAGCCTGCTCAAATACATCTCTGCTGGAGTTCTGGGACTTTATTATGTCATTGGCTTTTGTTCTCAGCTCCTTCCTGGTAACACTTGTCTCCTATGGCTATATCATGACCACCGTGTTGCGAATCCCCTCTGCCAGTGGCCGCCAAAAAGCCTTCTCCACATGTGGCTCCCATCTAACTCTGGTCTTTATTGGCTATAGCAGCACAATCTTTGTCTATGTTCAACCTGGTAATGCACATTCTGTGGAGCTCAACAAGTTTGTGGTCTTAGTCACTTCTATCCTGACCCCTGTTCtcaatccctttatttttacCCTTCGCAATGAGACAGTCAAGACCATTATCCGAGGTCAGGTACAAAGACTAAAAGACCTAAAGAATTCAGCATGA